A genomic segment from Nicotiana sylvestris chromosome 1, ASM39365v2, whole genome shotgun sequence encodes:
- the LOC104249775 gene encoding uncharacterized protein isoform X2: MVENIQSDKVMMGESGASNSNATSQAQTTETNITKKRRKRFPILAEMARDVLVVQVSSVASECAFSTGGRLLDPFRSSLTPKLVQALVCLQDWLRNENLKQPISVEEDLDKIEQLEQDLANNGKDHSVIDV; this comes from the exons ATGGTTGAAAATATACAAAGTGATAAGGTGATGATGGGTGAAAGTGGGGCTTCTAATTCAAATGCAACAAGTCAAGCTCAAACAACGGAGACAAATATAaccaaaaaaaggagaaaaag ATTTCCTATTCTTGCGGAGATGGCTCGTGATGTATTAGTTGTTCAGGTTTCAAGTGTGGCATCTGAATGTGCGTTTAGTACGGGAGGACGTCTTCTTGATCCATTTAGGAGTTCATTAACTCCTAAATTGGTGCAAGCTCTAGTGTGTCTTCAAGATTGGCTTCGAAATGAaaatttaaaacaacccattaGTGTTGAGGAAGATCTTGATAAAATCGAGCAGCTTGAACAAG atttaGCCAACAATGGAAAAGACCATTCCGTAATTGACGTGTAG
- the LOC104249775 gene encoding zinc finger BED domain-containing protein RICESLEEPER 2-like isoform X1 has product MNKIIFISCILDPRYKIESVGFALVKMFGVDPGATIQAEVTKYVTSFFSEYVKSNSKGVVLDSSSDCSSLDTSTSGLSGSQASTQNIGLLELLMQDIKKYKSGSGGVDTRTELDKCLGEETEDDTNEFGVLLWWKLNSARFPILAEMARDVLVVQVSSVASECAFSTGGRLLDPFRSSLTPKLVQALVCLQDWLRNENLKQPISVEEDLDKIEQLEQDLANNGKDHSVIDV; this is encoded by the exons ATGAACAAGATAATTTTTATCTCATGTATTTTGGATCCACGTTACAAGATCGAATCAGTTGGCTTTGCACTTGTAAAGATGTTTGGTGTAGATCCGGGGGCAACTATACAAGCAGAAGTGACGAAGTACGTGACTTCATTTTTCAGTGAGTATGTAAAGTCCAACTCAAAAGGTGTTGTGCTTGATTCATCTTCAGATTGTTCTTCATTGGACACTTCGACTTCCGGGCTTTCTGGCAGTCAAGCAAGCACCCAAAATATAGGACTTTTAGAATTGCTCATgcaagatataaaaaaatataaaagtgggAGTGGAGGTGTTGATACTAGAACAGAGTTAGATAAATGTTTAGGTGAAGAAACTGAGGATGACACTAATGAATTTGGTGTTCTTCTTTGGTGGAAATTGAACTCAGCTAGATTTCCTATTCTTGCGGAGATGGCTCGTGATGTATTAGTTGTTCAGGTTTCAAGTGTGGCATCTGAATGTGCGTTTAGTACGGGAGGACGTCTTCTTGATCCATTTAGGAGTTCATTAACTCCTAAATTGGTGCAAGCTCTAGTGTGTCTTCAAGATTGGCTTCGAAATGAaaatttaaaacaacccattaGTGTTGAGGAAGATCTTGATAAAATCGAGCAGCTTGAACAAG atttaGCCAACAATGGAAAAGACCATTCCGTAATTGACGTGTAG